The genomic stretch ATGCCGCAGATGAGTCCGACACTGCGCCCCCTGTTCAATGGATTTATCCGCGAGTTAGGGCTGCGGGTGCGACGCGCAGGAGGCAAACTCTATCTAGGCATTCCAGCACATGGGGCAGATGACCCGGAGCATCCTCGCTATGGCGTGTTCGATGTGCAGTTTTTGAGCCATCATGTCGATCGCGTGGTCTGGAATGCGGATGAGGAGTACGGTCGGCTGGATGGCCCACCGATGTCGTTGGCTCCACTGCATCTGATCAAGCGCACACTGCTGCACGCGCTGACGATGGTGCCGTGCAGGAAGTTGCTGCTCGGACTTCCCTTCTTCGGCTATGACTGGCCGACTCCGTTCCAGCCTGAACAGCTGCCTACGCTGATCCTGCATGGTCTTTATGATGAAGAGGTCCTGCCGCCCAAACAGATCTACTGGGATGAGAAAGCGATGGCACCGATGTTCACCTACAAGAATGAAGCTGGCCAAAATAGGGAAGTCTGGTATGAGGACGTGCGCAGCGTGGCGGCCAAACTGCATGTAGTAACGGAGCTGGGTCTGGCCGGGATCTCCTGCCTGGTACATGGCAGCACGCTGGAAAGCAAATGGAGACTGTTGCAAAATACGTTCACCGTCGCGCGGTATACAGTGTGAAGGGACGGATGTCTCCTGAGAAAGTACAAAAACTAGTTTTGTTTTCGTTGACAAAACGTTTTACGAATGCGTATACTACTAACAACAAGTGACACATTTTGTCGAAAGCAATGGCCAAGATGAGGAATAGTAGTTCGACAAGCTTTTCAGAGAGCCGACGGGTGGTGCGAGTCGGTAAGTTTTGGATCGAATGAACTCGCCTCGGAGCTGCAGCAGGGAATCGCATGATGCGAAGTATTTGTTGCCGTTTCGTCCGCGTTACAGGACGTTAATGAGAGTGCCCTACACGTTGTTACGGCGAGGGTGCTGAATTAGGGTGGTACCACGGGAATGTTAATCCTAACCTCTCGTCCCTAGCGATCAAGCGCTGGGGGTGGGAGGTTTTATTTGTTTTTCCGCTCCTTTTGCGTTCTGAAATCTTAGAAGGAGGGTTCCTCATGAGCGAACGACGCTACGCACCTGCAGAAATCGAACAAAAATGGCAATCTCACTGGGAAGAGACGAATGCTTTCGCAACGGAAAGCGACCCGAACAAACCGTACTACTACGCGCTGGAGCAATTCCCGTACCCGTCGGGCCGCCTGCACATGGGCCATGTCCGCGTGTACACGATCGGCGACGTGGTCGCACGATTTAAGAAGCAGCAAGGCTTCAATGTGCTTCATCCGATGGGGTGGGACGCATTCGGGATGCCTGCGGAAAACTTTGCGATCAAACATGGTGTACATCCAAACGTTTCCACCTATGAGAACATCGAGTTCATGACAAAGCAGCAAAAAGAATTGGGCATTTCCTACGACTGGTCGCGGGAATTGGCGACCTGTTCGCCAGACTACTACAAGTGGACGCAGTGGCTGTTCCAACTGTTCTACGAGCGCGATCTGGCCTATAAAAAGAAAGCGGCGGTCAATTGGTGCCCAGAGTGTTCGACAGTTCTCGCCAACGAACAGGTTGAAGATGGCGGATGCTGGCGTTGCGGCACGGAAGTGGTCAAAAAGGATCTGGAACAGTGGTTCTTCCGGATCACCGAATATGCAGACCGTCTGCGCGGTGACCTCGACAACCTGCCGGGCTGGCCGGATAAAGTCAAGACGATGCAGCGCAACTGGATCGGCAAGAGCACCGGGGCGGATATCACCTTCAAGATCGACGGCAGCGACGAGGCGGTCACCGTATTTACGACGCGCCCGGACACGCTGTTTGGCGTTTCCTACCTGGTGCTGGCACCGGAGCATGAGTTGGTGCAGAAATTGATCGCAGGCCAGCCGCGTGAAGCTGAAATCAAGGCATTTATCGACGAGGTGCGCAAAACATCGGAGATCGAACGCACTTCGACCGACGCGGAAAAGAAAGGCATTCACATCGACGCTTCGGCGCTTCATCCGCTGACGGGTGAGAAATTGCCGATCCTGATCGCCAACTATGTACTGCCCGACTATGGTACCGGCGCGGTGATGGGCGTTCCGGCTCACGATGAGCGCGACTTCGAATTTGCCAGCAAATATGAACTGCCGATCCAAGTCGTCATCGAGCCGGAAAGCGGTGTCCCGAGCGAGTTGAACGCAGCGATCACCGACGATGGGATCATGATCAACTCCGGTGATTTTAACGGACTGCACAACCGCGAGGCGCTGGTGAAGATCGTCGAGCAACTGGAAAGCATGGGCGTGGGCAAGATGACCACCTCCTTCCGCCTGCGCGACTGGCTGATCTCGCGTCAACGCTACTGGGGTGCACCGATCCCGATGATCACGTGCGAAGCTTGC from Tumebacillus algifaecis encodes the following:
- the leuS gene encoding leucine--tRNA ligase, with product MSERRYAPAEIEQKWQSHWEETNAFATESDPNKPYYYALEQFPYPSGRLHMGHVRVYTIGDVVARFKKQQGFNVLHPMGWDAFGMPAENFAIKHGVHPNVSTYENIEFMTKQQKELGISYDWSRELATCSPDYYKWTQWLFQLFYERDLAYKKKAAVNWCPECSTVLANEQVEDGGCWRCGTEVVKKDLEQWFFRITEYADRLRGDLDNLPGWPDKVKTMQRNWIGKSTGADITFKIDGSDEAVTVFTTRPDTLFGVSYLVLAPEHELVQKLIAGQPREAEIKAFIDEVRKTSEIERTSTDAEKKGIHIDASALHPLTGEKLPILIANYVLPDYGTGAVMGVPAHDERDFEFASKYELPIQVVIEPESGVPSELNAAITDDGIMINSGDFNGLHNREALVKIVEQLESMGVGKMTTSFRLRDWLISRQRYWGAPIPMITCEACGTVPVPKDQLPVLLPEQVDFGVKGKSPLATNDEFVNTTCPSCGGPAKRETDTMDTFIDSSWYYLRYISAQDDTVVFDTEAVNKWLPVDKYIGGIEHAVLHLLYSRFFTKVLYDAGLVNFEEPFESLLTQGMVVLNGAKMSKSKGNVVSPEEIIEKYGADTARVFMLFAAPPDRDLEWSDQGIEGAHRFLGRVWRMVESHLDIIQAGGTPNIAGEAEKKMRMAMHAAIKKVTEDIGERYQFNTAISAIMELVNAIYAYPETADAALKAEAIEIAVRLLYPAAPHITSELWAVMGKQESLIKVEWPAFDESALVLDEIEYVVQINGKVRDKLVFPAAATREEVEAAVLNSEKVHALVEGKTIKKVIVVPNKLVNLVIA
- a CDS encoding LysM peptidoglycan-binding domain-containing protein, producing the protein MFVHLVKKGETISGIGRSYGVSGEAIEKVNGLVDDALVPGCSLLVPSPVSTTMHTYRVREGDTIKKIANSFRMPERMVLAANLVSLETIKPGQILTLPLPILEKKEIEVNMRWEVQEEDLDLLTIEEAKDSVSTVSVAYALAESDGRLRMPPLLSRRLLAETRRVQAQPLLLTTLADEESASRLFTHLPSRRAFFSALRTAMEEYQFAGVHLEMPQMSPTLRPLFNGFIRELGLRVRRAGGKLYLGIPAHGADDPEHPRYGVFDVQFLSHHVDRVVWNADEEYGRLDGPPMSLAPLHLIKRTLLHALTMVPCRKLLLGLPFFGYDWPTPFQPEQLPTLILHGLYDEEVLPPKQIYWDEKAMAPMFTYKNEAGQNREVWYEDVRSVAAKLHVVTELGLAGISCLVHGSTLESKWRLLQNTFTVARYTV